The DNA segment AACATGGCGGTGCCACTCAACGGCAGCAAATGAACGATTTGATGGGCGATGAAGAAATCGCGTTCCGGCCACGCAAGGTGGCGGTGACCGACCAGACAGTTCAGGCAGATGATCCTGCGTTTGCCGAGCAATTTGGTAAACAGTACCAGGCCGGCGTAAACAGTCCACAAACGCCGGCTGTCGACAATCAGAAACAGATCAATATCGTCGTCTGCCCGGCCGTTTTCGAAGGCGAGCGCTCCGGAAAGGGCCACGGTGCGCACGAACGGGAATTTACTGATGCGCGCCAAAATTCTGCGATGGCGCTGCAGCAAATGCCGGCTGAGCTCGCGCCGTTCCGCGCGCAATTCGGGCAGATGGCGGCGATCAGCCAGAAAGAAAAAGCCGCAGGACTCTGCGATCAGGCCGTGCTGATGCAGAAACTGCAAGGCAGCAGCGACTTCGACCGGGGTGGCGCGCACGCCCGGGAGGCCCTCGTGAATCTCCGCGCGCGCCAGGGGATAGTCAAACAAATCCGCATATGCCAGGGTGCGTAATGCCGCTTCGGCAACTACCCGCATTCTCTCCGGAGTCATTGCAAACGCAGCCATGCCATTGCGGCAGGCCGGAATGGCTGTGCCCTTTGCCGGGGGAAACATGCGAACGGAATTTTCTTTGGACAAACTTTCGTAAAACGCAACCATCTGTTCGGCCGTTTTGCGCCAGGTGAAGCGACGGGCATGCCGGCGGCCGTGGTGACAGAGTTCGCGGCGCAATTCCTGGTTGTCAACCAACTCCGCCATGCGGGCAGCCCATGCCCCGGCATCGTTGTCGCACAGCATGGCGCGGTGGCCTGCCAGTTCCCGCAGGGCGGAATTGTTCGCAGCCAGGGCAACGGCGCCACCGGCCATCGCCTCCAACAGCGGAAAGCCGAAGCCCTCATAGTGGGAGGGCAGAACTACCAATGCCGCAGCCTGATAAAGTGCGGGCAAATCCATTTCAGGCACGTACCCCAGCAGCCGGACGCGGCCGTGCAGGCAGTAAGCAGCCAGGGCCTGCTCGAGGGCGCGGGAGCCGTTGCCCGGTTGACCGGCGAGCAACAACACATGATCCCGCCGGCCGTTGAGAGCGAAGCGGCGAAAAGCTTCGATCAACATGCCGAGGTTTTTGCGCTTCTCGCAGGTTCCCACGAAAAGCAAATAAGGCGCGCCGCCGGCGTATTTTTGGCGCATGCTCTGCTTGTGCTCCTCGGGGACCGGGACAAAGAACTCTTCGTGTACGCCCGAGGCAATGACGGTCACGACGCCGTGGCGGTCAGGCAGTGACAGCCGGTGGGTGAAGCGGCGATAGTCGCGCGCCGTGGCTTTTGAAACAGCGAGAATATGATCGGCACGGCGTGCCGCCTGGGTGATCGCCGCCTGAAAATAGAGGCGCTTGCCCGCGGGATAAAATTCCGGATGGAGGAACACGCCCAAATCGTGAAAAGTCGAGACCAAACGCACGCCCGGCTGCGGGCGTGGCAGGGCGTAGTGCGTGCCATGCCAAATGTCCAGTTTGTGTCGCCGTGCGGAACTGCTCGCGCAGAAATGCTGCCAGACCAATCGCAGCGGGCGGGGGTAATTGGGGAGTTCCACCCGGTGCATGTTGGCTGGCAGATTGGTGAAGCGCGGTGCATCCTTTTTTTTCACGAATATGTAATACTCGTGATCGCGCTCCAGGCTTGCCAGCCCTCTGATGAGACCGAGTACGTAGCGTCCCGCTCCGGCCAGAGAAGGCGGCAGACAGGTTGCGTCAATTCCTATGCGCAATGCAAACTCACAGTTTGGATTTCGAGACGGTGAGTGAAGCAACGATGGCGCAGGCGCTTTCTTTCAGCTCAGCCCTTGCTTACGACAGCGCCGGCAGCATTCCCGTCATCCTGCAAAGCGCACGCCAGCGCCTTATTCTCGACGGCAATGCGCACTCGCAACAACGCAAGATTGATCAATGAAGCAGTTATCAAAGTCCACCACGCCTGAAAAAGCAATGGAATGAAAAAAATCTCAGCAATGACCACGCCATAATTGGGATGCTTGCACCAGCGGTATGGCCCGCGCTTGATCAAAGGCGCGGCGGGAATCACCAGAATCTTCGTGTTCCAAAAACGACCGAGTGTGGCCAGGCACCAATAGCGCAGTGCCTGGGCCGTCAGAAGCAAAGCCAGAATCACCGGCCAGTAGGGATGCAACTGTGGTCCGCGCAGGAATCCCTCCACGGCCAGGCCGGGCAAAAAAGCGGTGTGCAGCGCTACAATAAAACCATAATGATCGGCACCGAGTTCCACCGCTCCGTGTTGGCGCAGCCACTGCTCGTTGCGCCGGGCATGCCACAGCTCGAGCAGCCGCTGCACCACCAGCACCGCAAGCACCGCAAGCAGGAATGTTTGCGGTCCGCTCACAGGCAGCGCCCCAGGATCATTTCCGTGGAGAAGCCCGGTCCGAGCGTGGTCGCCAGGATGTGGCTTCCGCTTTTGTAATCGGACGATTGCAAATACTCGTGCCAGACGAAGAGCACGGTCGCGCTTGACATGTTGCCGTAGTCGCGCAAGACCTGCCGCATGTATTTTGTCTTGTGCGGTGGAATCTCGAGCGCTTCCGCGTAAGCCGCGATCACTTTGGCGCCACCGGGATGCGAAAGGAAAGCAGAAATGTCCTTTACTGCCATGCCCTGGGCGGCCAGAAACTGCTCAATGGCGGGCCGCGCCGATTCCCGCACGATGGTTGGAATATCCCTGGAGAACAGCACCTTCAAGCCGTCATCGTGCATTTCCCAGCCCATCACTTCCAGCGAATTGCGCCAAGTGATGGCGTTGGAGGCCAGAATCTGGATTGCAGGCGTCTGGTCATGCGGACAGGCATCACCGAGCAACAAGGCGGCGGCGGCACCATCTGCAAACAGCGAGGTGGCAACGAAATTGCTTTTTGAGAGATCCCGGCGGATGAAAGTCAGGCTGCACAATTCCAGCGCGATCACCACGGCGCGCCTGTCCGGATAGGCTTTCAACCAGTCGGCGGCGCGGGATAAACCCGCCACCCCGCCGGCACAACCCAGGCCCCAAAGCGGAGAACGCCTGACCGAAGACCGCAAAGGCAGCGTGTTGACGAGATGGGCATCAATGCTGGGAGTGGCGATGCCGGTGCTGGAAACGAAGAAAACGTGATCGATTTCCTCCGGCGCGAGCCGATGTTGCGCACACAGCCGGCGCACGGCTTCAGTGGCCAGCGCCACCGCCTGCTCGGTGTACAGTCGGTTTTTCTCGCTGAAACGGTGATCCTGGCCGTACCATTCCGCCGGCATGCAAAAATGGCGCTGTTCGATTTCAGCATGTTTAAAAATGGGCAAGAGGCGGGCAACATTGAGGACAGAGCCCCCAAAAAGCTGGCGGGCAAAATCACCTGCGACTTCCTGACGGTAAACAAAAGGCGGCACGATGGTCTCGATACCAACCAGCAAAGGCACCTCGCCGTCACTCCTTTAAATGATTGCAAGAACAGAGCAGAGACCTTACGATGAACGCGGCAGGAGATGGCATGAGAAAAAAATTATAAAAATATATACACGAAACCCCTCAAATGCAAGTGCAAGTTTTTTCCACAGTCATGGCGGTTGATCCGCCCTTGCTGGCCGTATGCGGCAGGCAGGCCATTCAAGCAACTTGAACTCGCTGCGCACCATATGCCTCATTCAAACCCCGGCATCGTAATTTTCGTGTGGCCTCTTTTGCCGCTATTTCGGTATATTGCCGGACTTTCGCCAGCTTGGATCACTGACCACCGAGCGTATGAAGCGCCACTGGTCGCTTCATCTGTTCGCCAGCCGGAGATGGAAGGATTTCATGATCATGCGCAAACGGCTGCCCCCGGACGTGATATTCGTCACTGCGGGGATTGCCACCGCACTCAGCTATGGCATGCTGGGTGGGGAAATCATGCCCGCGGCCCTGCATCTGCCGGAAGCGAGGGTGCCCTGGTTTCTGGCGCTCGTTGGCGCGCAGTTTGTCTTGTTGCTCACGGCTTTTGGGGCCCTGCGCCGGCACGCTGGCGATGGCGCTCTTTCGCGCAAATTCAAATGGCTGATCATGGGATTTGCCGTGGTGTTCCGCCTTTGCCTGCTACCACAAACGCCGTGGCTGTCAAATGACATTTATCGCTACGTGTGGGATGGCCGGCTGGTGACGCACGGGCTGAATCCCTATTCCCTGCCACCCGCGGCACCGGAGCTGGCGGGCTTGCGCGACGCAGCGGTGTACGGTCGCATGAGTCACACCGGAGTAAACACCGTCTATCCACCGCTGCTGCAGTATCTCTTCGCCGCCGGGGTGGCGCTGGCCGAGGCCTTGGATTTCAATCCCGTGCTCAGCTTGAAGGCCATCCTGCTTTTATTTGATCTCGTGCTCATTGGCATGTTGCTGCACATGCTGCCGAATTTTGGCCCGGCCGCCGGCATGGTTTTGCTTTATGCTTGGCATCCCCTGCCGGTCATCGAAATCGCCGGCAGCGGTCACAGCGACGTGGTGGGTGTGCTGTGCCTTGTCATGGCAATGCATGCGAGCCGGCAGAATCATCATGCCAGAGCCGGCTTGTTTCTGGCCCTGGCATTTCTGGTGAAATTTCTCGCACTTTTATTGCTGCCCTTCTGGCTGATGATGGCGTGGCGCAGCGCCGGGCGGCGGGCCGCGGTCCGGTGCTTCACTGCTTTTGCCGCCACGATTCTGTTGGGCTACGCGCCTGTTGCAGGGGCCGGCTCACAGCTTCTTGCGGGATTGCTGGTCTACTCCGCGAAATGGCGCTTCAATGACAGCTTCTTTGCGATGCTCTTCAACGCCGTGCATGCGTTGCTGCCGGATCGCCTGGTTGTGCTGTTGATGGTGCCGCCGGATTGGGAGGTGACGCCCACAGTCTTGCAAACCCGGCGCATCGACCTGGCGCTGCATCTCGCCAAAGCCGGCGTGACTGTGCTGTTTCTGCTGATCTCCATGCGGGTCGGCCGGCACTTTTGGCAAACGCCAGCCGTGGGCATGACGGCTCACCTGCCGCAGCTCTCACTGGCGATTTTGGCATCGTTGCTTCTGCTCTCCCCGACTCTGCAGCCTTGGTATTTGTTGTGGCTTTTACCCCTGCTTTGCCTGAGCCACGAAGTCCGCAAAGCTGGCTCGCCTCCGATCTGGCAGCCGGCCCTGATCCCCGCCTTGGCTGGGAAGCCGGCACTCGGCGGCTTGTGGCTGTTGACGGCCACCGTTTTCCTGTCCTATTGGATTCTGCATGATTATTTGGTCAGCGGCTTGTGGCGCGAGGCGGCCTGGTGGAAATGGTTGGAATTTGGTCCACCATATGGTCTGCTGTTTTGGGGAATTGTGGCCCAGCGGCGCATGCCCAGCCTGCAAAGACAGAAAATGAAAATGCCACCGGCTGAAGCCGGAGGCATTTGATCATCAGGTTGATACGGAAGGGAGGATCAGCCCAAATATTTGCGCAGGGGTTCCAGACGGGAGCGGTGCCGCAGCCGGCGCAGGGCCTTTTCTTTGATCTGACGTACACGCTCACGCGTCAGCTTGAAGTGTTCGCCAATCTCCTCCAGGGTCAAAGGCCGGTCGCCATCCAAACCGAAGTAGAGCCGGATGATTTCGGCTTCGCGCGGCTTGAGGGTGGACAGGACTTTGTCGATTTCCACCTGCAGGGACTCCTGCATCAATCCTTCATCCGGCGGAGCATAGCGGTCGCTTTCGATGACATCGAGCAGACTGTTTCCCTCTTCTTCCTTGAAAGGCTCGTCGAGCGAAAGATGGCGTGCGGAAGTTTTCAACACGTCCGCCACCTCATAGGCAGTCAGTTCCATCTTTTCGGCGATCTCCTCCATGCTGGGCTCGCGGCCGAAGCGCTTCTCCAGCTCTTCCAGCGCGCGGCCGACCTTGTTGATGGCACCCACGCGGTTGAGGGGCAGACGCACGACCCGGCTTTGCTCGGCGAGCGCCTGCAGAATCGATTGGCGAATCCACCAGACTGCATAGGAGATGAATTTGAAGCCCCGGGTTTCATCGAAGCGCTGCGCGGCTTTGATCAGACCGAGGTTGCCTTCGCTGATCAGATCCTGCAGCGGCAATCCCTGGCCCTGATATTCCTTGGCAACGCTGATGACAAAGCGCAGGTTGGCTTTCACCAGTTTATCCAGGGCCTTGCCATTGCTCTTGCGGATCTGGCGCGCCAGTTCCACTTCCTCTTCGGGAGCCAGTGGGGAATATCCACCAATCTCTTCGAGATATTTCTCAATCGACTGTTTGGTCCGGCTTTCGGTTACTTTGCGTTTCTTGGCCATGTGTTCATCCGATTGCGATCATGTTGCCATGATCAAACCAATAGTGTGCATAGACTTATGAGACAGCTAATACACGCTCATGCGTGCAATTGCGGAAAGCAAGCATGCAGAAATCCTGCCAGGCATTAGCGCATCCGCAGTCGATTTGCTCTGCGAATGGCGTTTTCCCGACGCATGCGCCTGCGCTGGCTGGGTTTGAGATAGTAGGTTGACTTTCTGAAATCCCGCAACACACCCGCGCGATCACATTTGCGCTTGAACCGGACGATCGCGCGGTCAAGCGACTCTTTTGCGCCAACAGTAACTCGGACCATATTTGGTAACCCCTTTCGCTTTAACTCTCTTGGGTGTAGCGGGCGGAGCGTCAAGGTTAGAAATTTAGAGACCTTAACAACCCGCTGGCAATTCATCTTAACTGCCCGAGGAGAGATAAAGTTCCACCATTGTCTCAAACGATCCGGCGGTTAAGCTGTTGGAAGATTTTGAGTTCAATTACATTTTTGTCAGTGCTGTTCTCGCGGGTGACAATTCTCAGAATGCTGGCATGAAGACGTTGCATCTGGCCATTTTGTTTTGCCGCCAGCGAAAAACTTTCTTCATAATCCCAGCGCGATAAAAATTTTACCGACGTAACTTCGATGAATTCCAAAAGAATAGGCTTGTTTGTTCTTTTTTGAGAGCGCGGAATATACAGCAATAATCTCACATTGTCAAGCATGTGACAAATATTTATTGCCCCCGCAAACGGGTTGACAGCCCTCCTGCCTTGATGCGCCAGGTTCGGAACCGCGATAGCACGCCTCCGGCAGAAGTGATTGGTCCTCTGCTCATGCCGGCAGATAGATGATGAAATTGCTGCCCCGCCCCACTTCGCTCTCCACCCGAATGGTGCCGCCATGCTCCTCCACGATTTGCAAAGCCAAAGCCAAGCCTATCCCGGTGCCTCTTTTTTTGGTTGAAAAATAAAAATCAAAAATCCGGTTCAGATTTTCCCTGGGAATGCCTTTGCCGGTGTCACGAAACCAAACCACAGCATAAGGCCGGCGGGTGTCCTCAAGCGACCGGCGGTTCACCAGGTCGAGACCAATGATCAGCCGGCCGCCGCCGGGCATGGCTTGCACTGCATTGATGAAAATGTTGAGGAAGACCTGATGCATCCGGTTGGGGTCCAGTTGTACGCGCAAATTGCTGACGCGATAGTCACGCTCCACGCGCACGCCTCGTTGCAGCGCCGCCGGGGTTTCCATTTTGACCAGTTCATCGAGCAGATCGTTGAGGCATTGCTCGGATTTTTCGAGTTTGGGCGGCCGAGCGATCATCAGGAAATTGCTCACCAGATCATCGACCCGCCGGATTTCCGCAGCCAGGATTTGATGATAATGTTCGAGCTTTTGCGGATCGATTTCGGGTCTGTGAAACTCCCGCCGCATCAACTGCAGGTTGATCACCATGGCGTTAAGCGGATTGCGAATTTCATGCGACAGCACCGAAGAGAGCTTGTTGAGGGTCTCCAGCCGTTCGGCCCGCTTCAGGCGGTCTTGAAAGCGGCGCAAGCGCCGTGTCATCGCATTGAAATGCAACGCCAGAGTGCTGATCTCATCCCGGCCGAGGCGCCGAATTTGGTGTTTCAGGCCGCCCCGGGAGATTTCCGTGATGCCGTTGATCAGCTCATTCACCGGCTTGACGATTTGTCTGGTGTAGACGGCTGCGATAAGCGCCGCCACCAGGGCGCTGCCCGCCATCAGCAAAAAAATCTGCATCTCCATGACGCGTGAGGGGGCGAAGGCCTCGCGGGTGGGCTGTTGGATCACCGTGGCCCACCGCTGCCCGGCAATGGGGGCATAAGCTGCCAGCATCTCGACGCCGTGACGATCGACGTAGGTGTGACTGCCGCTTTTACCGGCGATGGCAGCCGCAACGATGGCAGCTTCCTCGAAGCGCTGGCGCTCCAGCACCTGCCGGCGGTCGGTGTGTGCGATGTACTGGCCGTCGGAACGAAAGATGAAGGCCTCGCTCCTGGGACCGACGCGATTGCTGTCCACCAGCGCCCAGATTTCCTTCAGGTCGACTTCGGCGAGCAGGCAGGCGCTGACCTCATCAAAGACCAGCACCGGCTCGGCGATGTCCATCAGCGGCAATTTTTCATCGGAGATGTACACCGGCGAGGTGTGGCTTTTGTTGTTGCGGATGGCGGTGAGCAGATCCGGATCGACCGAGTGACCCCGCGGCACGCCGAAGGCCGTCGAGCGGATCACCCGGCCGAGGGTATCGAGCAGCGAAATCTTTTTGAAGATGGGAAACTCGCGCACGATCTTGTTGATGATCAATTCCTGCCCCATGCGGTCGTTGCCGGAGAACGCCGGGCTTTGGGCATTGATGCGCAGAATGTCATGTGCGCGCCCGAGCGTGGCGCTGATCAGGGAGGAGGAGCGGCGGGCAAACTGCAGGTTGCGATCGAGAATGGTCTCGCGGATGGCCTGTTGCGCCGTATGAATGAGAATCTGGCCGGTGATCAACAGGGGAATGGTCACCAAAAAAATATGCGAAATCAGCAGGCGGGTGAAGAGCCGATGTCGAATGGGGATTGGGGGGACCTGCATGTCAACGACCCGTCACGTAAAGCGCGCGTTGCGGTTTCACCGGCGATGAATTCCTCGCCGGCCACAGCGAGGCGGGCGGTCAGCGCACCCGCCATTCAAAAAAAGGTTTGGGCCTGCCGTTGCCGTTGAGATAGTCGGCAAAACCCGCGGCGTTGATGATATGCCACACCAGCCAGGGATGAAACAGAAAGGTGGCGGGCTGATCTTCCGCCAAAATCAACTGCAGTCGCATGGTTGCCGTCCGAATGTCCTCCTGCCGCGTGAAGTTGCGCAGGAGCGTCTGGGTGTGCCAGTAAGGCTCGCTGCGGTAGCCCAGCCGGCCGCTGCCGGAACCATCGCCAAAAAACTCCAGCAGGCTCGCGGGCGAATCCGCGAAACGATGCTGCAGCAACACGGCATCAAAGCGGCCGCTTTGCACCGAATCATTCAGCGCCGCGGCACTGAGCGGTTCGGGAATGACGTCGATACCGATTTGATTCCAGTCGATTTTGATTTGGCGGGCGAGTTGCTCCTTCAGCTTCACACCCTCCTGGAAAAACAGGCGAAAACGCAGCGGCCGGTTGTTGCGGATGCGAATGTGTTCCCGGTTCATCCGGCCCCAGCCCGCGGCCTCCAGCAGTGCGATCGCGAGGCGGGGGTCATATTTCACTTCCCGTACCGCCGAGGTATAGTAGATGCTTTCCTTTTCGAAAGGCCCGCGCGCCAAATCCGCTTCGCCGGAGAGCACCTGGCGCAGAAACTTCTTGCGGTCAATGGCATGGCCGAGCGCACGGCGCACCGCCAAATCACGCAACAGCGGGTGCGCGTAATTGTAACAGATCAGATCAACGGTATTGCGGTCGGGCGGCAGCGGCACGATTTGATAGATGGAACCGGTGTTTTGGATCTCCTCGGCGGAAGCCTTGCTGGTGAGCACGGCGTAGTCGATGTTGCCCAGGATGATCTCCGAAACCAGGCTGCGCTCGCTGGTAAAAAAACGATATTCGACACCGGTGGGAGGCCGCGCACTGGGCACCTGCGAAAGCGGTGCGCTGAATGCCGAAGGCTTAAAGGTGAGGAAAAGATTGTTGGTCTTGCCGGCAACCATGGAAAAGGGGCTGGCATCACCGGTTTCCGCAACCAAAAAATCACCGGCGCGGGTGTGCAGCGCAAGCCGGCGCACGTCCTGCTCGCCAGTCAACAGCCCCACCACCACGGCTCGCGGGGCGAAGAAACCCGGCTGCGCCGTGGCCGGCATTCCCCCGGCACCGGCGAGCAGCCAGAGCAGAGACAAGCCACACACCAGGCGGCGGGCAAGGTATGTTTGGCGCAAGCACACCATCATTTTTTGGAAGACAGCAGCAGACCCAGGACAAATCACACTGGGCACGATGGCTCCGGCCCTTTCCGCTCCGGGGGTCATTCGTGGAGGTTTAGCGCTTGGGTGGGAGGATTTTTCTGCAAGTGTGGTAGCAATGCGATGCAACCAGATCCTGCCATGTGATGCAAACATCGCGGCAATCTGCGGCGTGAGGCTGTGCGCACGCCGGCACCACCGGCGACGGTGCCCGGCAGCCCGCGACCGTCTTCCGGCATGTCACCCGTGGCCCGTGCGGCGCATGCCCGGCGTGTCAGGGAAGAAGACGATCGACCGCCACCTTACTTCCGGTTCTGCAGCACGCGCCGAAAAGCGTCGATTACCCGTGTGATGTCGGCGGCGGTGATCTGCAGGTGTGTCACTGCCCGCAGACGGCGTTTGCCCGCGGGTGAAAGCCAAACTCCTTCGTGTTTCAGGGCCTCGCTGAGCGTCGCAGCCTCGTGCGCCGGATCGCTGATGTCGATCATGACGATGTTGGTTTGCACCCGCGTCAAATCCACCCGCACTTCCGGCATGTCCGCCAGCGCCCGTGCCAGTTGTGCGGCATGTGCGTGGTCCTCCGCCAGACGATCACGATTGTGCTCGAGCGCGAACAACGCCGCCGCCGCCAGAATTCCCGCCTGCCGCATGCCGCCGCCAAATCTTTTGCGGCAACGCCGCGCGGCTGCAATAAACTCCTGAGTGCCGGCCAATGCCGAACCCACCGGCGCGCCCAATCCCTTGGAGAAACAAACCGAAACTGAATCACACAATCCGGCATACCGGCTGGGGGCCAAACCGCTGGCGGCACACGCATTCCACAGCCGCGCACCATCCAGGTGCGTGCGCAGGGAGTTGCGCGCGGCCAGCTCGCGAATCTTCTCCATTTCCGCCAAAGGCCAGATCGTACCGCCCGCGAGGTTATGGGTGTTTTCCAGCACCACCAGCCGCGTGCGGGGAAAATAGTAAACCGGCGGCCGGATTGCGGCTTCGATCTGCGCGGCGGTGATCACTCCCGCATCACCGGCGAGGGGGCGCGCCGACACGCCGCTCAACGCCGCGGCGCCACCCAGCTCATAATCGAGAATGTGCGACTGTGCCTCGCAGATCAACTCATCGCCAGGTTGGGTGTGGCAGTGAATGGCGATCTGATTGGCCATGGTTCCGCTCGGCACGAACAGGGCGGCCTCCTTGCCGAGCAGTTGCGCGACATATTCCTGCAGGCGATTGACCGTGGGATCTTCGCCATAAACATCATCTCCCACCTCGGCCTCGGCCATTGCACGGCGCATCGCCGGCGTCGGTTGCGTTACTGTGTCGCTGCGCAGATCCACCACGGACATGGGCCCTTGCAATTTTGTTCGCCCGTCCCTCACACACACGATTCACCACTGCTGTCCCGTCCTTCCCCCGGAAGGCAAGTGGTGCAGCAGCGCATATTCAGACCGCTCACTTTATCGGTTTTCGTTCAAACTTGCAAGGGAAATCTCCCCGGGCGGCGCGTGCCGGCAGCGTCCGGCGGGAGCTGCCACTTGTTTCTCAGACTAATTTGACTATATTACAGCGCTTCTATTTGCTGTCATCCCGCTTGCCCGTTTCATCGGGATGCCGGCAAGGCAGAACCAACTGCGGGAGGGACGGGATTGCACAGGCCGCTTCCCACATGCACAAAAGGCGGCCGACCGTACTTTGCGCATTTATCAAGCCGGAGCGAGGATGTGCAGCTTGCCACAGTGATGCGCTTTGTCAAACTCGAGCATACATTGTTTTCCCTGCCGTTGATTTTCAGCGGGGCGATACTGGCGGCGAACGGTCTGATTTCGGGGCGACTGGCATTGCTGATGTTGCTCGCTGCGGTCGGGGCGCGCACCGTTGCCCTGGCGCTGAATCGCATCATCGACCACAAAATCGACAAACTCAATGCCCGCACGGCCGGGCGTGAGCTGCCGTCCGGTCGCATGACGCTGGCGCAGGCTGTGGCAGTAATGCTCAGCGGGCTGGTCCTGTATTTCGTGAGCGCGGGCTTGATCGGCCGCTTTTGCCTGCAGTGGTCGCCGCTGCCGCTCGCCATTTTTCTTTTTTATCCCTACATGAAACGGTTTACCCCCCTGGCCCACTTCGGGGTGGGTCTGGGGCTGGCAATGGCGCCGTTGGCAGGCTGGGTGGCGGTCACCCAATCACTGCACAATCTCTTTCCCGGGTTGTTGTTCGCGCTGTTTGCGCTGCTGTGGGTGGCAGGCTTCGACATCATCTATGCCACGCTGGACGAGGAATTCGACCGCCGGGCACGCCTGCATTCGCTGCCGGCGGCACTGGGCCGCACGCGCGCCCTGCGCGTCTCGGCTCTGCTGCATGCGATGGCGTTCGTGGTTTTACTCCTGATTTTTGCGCTCTATCTTCGCTCCTGGCCGGCGTTTCCCTTTCTGGCCGCTGCCGGCTTCCTGCTTTATCTCGAGCAGGCCAAAGCCAGTGATGTGGAGCTGGCCTTTTTCAAAATCAACGCCGTGCTGGGCTTCGTGATCCTGGTGATGGTTCTCGTAGGAGTTCATTTTCCGTGAGAATTGCCATAGGCGTGACCGGCTCCTCCGGCGCCGTTTATGCCGTCGAATTCATCAAAGCCTGCCCGGGCGACAAGTATCTGATCGCCAGCAAGTGGGGCAAAGTCGTGCTGCAGGATGAAATGGGAGTGACCGAGCGCGATCTGCAGCCGCATGTCAAAAGGATTTTCTCGAATGATGACTTGCACGCGCCGCTGGCCAGTGGCTCCAATGCCCTGGACGCCTTCGTCATCATTCCGTGCACCACCTCCACGCTCGGCAAAATCGCCTCCGGCATCGGCGATTCGCTGATCACACGTACCGCACAGGTTGCACTCAAAGAACGTTTTCGCATGGTTTTGTGTGTGCGGGAGACGCCCCTGTCCTCGCTGGCCCTCGAACAGTGTCT comes from the candidate division KSB1 bacterium genome and includes:
- a CDS encoding ABC transporter substrate-binding protein, which produces MRQTYLARRLVCGLSLLWLLAGAGGMPATAQPGFFAPRAVVVGLLTGEQDVRRLALHTRAGDFLVAETGDASPFSMVAGKTNNLFLTFKPSAFSAPLSQVPSARPPTGVEYRFFTSERSLVSEIILGNIDYAVLTSKASAEEIQNTGSIYQIVPLPPDRNTVDLICYNYAHPLLRDLAVRRALGHAIDRKKFLRQVLSGEADLARGPFEKESIYYTSAVREVKYDPRLAIALLEAAGWGRMNREHIRIRNNRPLRFRLFFQEGVKLKEQLARQIKIDWNQIGIDVIPEPLSAAALNDSVQSGRFDAVLLQHRFADSPASLLEFFGDGSGSGRLGYRSEPYWHTQTLLRNFTRQEDIRTATMRLQLILAEDQPATFLFHPWLVWHIINAAGFADYLNGNGRPKPFFEWRVR
- the ltaE gene encoding low-specificity L-threonine aldolase, giving the protein MSVVDLRSDTVTQPTPAMRRAMAEAEVGDDVYGEDPTVNRLQEYVAQLLGKEAALFVPSGTMANQIAIHCHTQPGDELICEAQSHILDYELGGAAALSGVSARPLAGDAGVITAAQIEAAIRPPVYYFPRTRLVVLENTHNLAGGTIWPLAEMEKIRELAARNSLRTHLDGARLWNACAASGLAPSRYAGLCDSVSVCFSKGLGAPVGSALAGTQEFIAAARRCRKRFGGGMRQAGILAAAALFALEHNRDRLAEDHAHAAQLARALADMPEVRVDLTRVQTNIVMIDISDPAHEAATLSEALKHEGVWLSPAGKRRLRAVTHLQITAADITRVIDAFRRVLQNRK
- the ubiA gene encoding putative 4-hydroxybenzoate polyprenyltransferase, with translation MQLATVMRFVKLEHTLFSLPLIFSGAILAANGLISGRLALLMLLAAVGARTVALALNRIIDHKIDKLNARTAGRELPSGRMTLAQAVAVMLSGLVLYFVSAGLIGRFCLQWSPLPLAIFLFYPYMKRFTPLAHFGVGLGLAMAPLAGWVAVTQSLHNLFPGLLFALFALLWVAGFDIIYATLDEEFDRRARLHSLPAALGRTRALRVSALLHAMAFVVLLLIFALYLRSWPAFPFLAAAGFLLYLEQAKASDVELAFFKINAVLGFVILVMVLVGVHFP
- a CDS encoding UbiX family flavin prenyltransferase, with protein sequence MRIAIGVTGSSGAVYAVEFIKACPGDKYLIASKWGKVVLQDEMGVTERDLQPHVKRIFSNDDLHAPLASGSNALDAFVIIPCTTSTLGKIASGIGDSLITRTAQVALKERFRMVLCVRETPLSSLALEQCLRLSRDGVIIMPISPPLYFLPTTVQAYVQAFVDKVLGVLGVRQSRGWRAEELE